A single genomic interval of Bos javanicus breed banteng chromosome 8, ARS-OSU_banteng_1.0, whole genome shotgun sequence harbors:
- the HR gene encoding lysine-specific demethylase hairless isoform X2, translating into MEGPPSFLKDSPAWEKTAPENGITGRELDTPPRDGLHPAAMCLGEPAPFWRGVLSTPGSWLPPGFPQGPKDTLPLVEGEGPRNGERKAGWPSSKDGLRWKEAMLTRPLAFCGSSCPPRYSPLVPEHNGGHPKSEPVAFRPLHCPFLLETKILERAPFWMPTCLPPYLVSSLPPEHPCDWPLAPHPWVYSGGQPKVPSTFSLGSKGFYHKDPSILRLAKDPLATVEPGLLGSAPGGHLQRTGEVEHPSLPQRDGETGVGRHPNLCPLLLGHPDTVPRTPWPTCSPGLVHTLGNVWAVPGGGSLGYQLGPSATTRCPSPGPPTTQAGYCSSHPPARDDPCGQCQEDLEGATSEPSESSEEACKTPGPRACPPSHHTKLKKTWLTRHSEQFGCPDSCPGEEESPAAQLRARKRSSSPEVQGTASSPAAKRPTGPFPGSVGQGARGRQEVLDSLFGNKAETEQCGDHRGTRDDGASLQAPGLQETPRVAPVAGITQCQGCAQAAGETGGPARYSQPLSRLPLGEEQPQEEDSAASSEEGGGSGLEAGLSVGLAKHLLSALGDRLCRVLRREREALAWAHQEGQAPVGTEDDPSLPRCCSHCHHGLFNTHWRCPRCSHRLCVACGRMAGAGRTREKAGSQGQSTEKCGQEVGHSASSLMLTQFVSSQALAELSAAMHQVWVKFDIRGHCPCQADARLWTAGDGGPQKEPMEKTPPTPQPSCNGETNRTKDIKEETPDSTETPAEDRASRGPLPCPSLCELLASTAVKLCLGHERIHMAFAPVTPALPSDDRITNILDSIIAQVVERKIQEKALGPGLRAGPGLRAGPGLRKGLGLPLSPVRPRLPPPGALLWLQEPRPQRGFHLFQEHWRQGQPVLVSGIQRTLQGHLWGSEALGALGGQVQALTPLGPPQPTSLGSATFWEGFSRPESRPKSDEGSVFLLHRALGDEDTSRVENLAASLPLPEYCAHHGKLNLASYLPPGPVLRPLEPQLWAAYGVSPHRGHLGTKNLCVEVTDLVSVLVHAEAPLPTWRRTQKDFLSGLDGEGLWSPGSQVSTVWHVFRAQDAQRIRRFLQMVCPTGAGNLEPGTPGRCYLDAGLRRRLREEWGVSCWTLLQAPGEAVLVPAGAPHQVQCLVSTVSVTQHFLSPETSALSAQLCHQGPSLPTAHRLLYAQMDWAVFQAVKMAVGTLQEAK; encoded by the exons ATGGAGGGTCCGCCCAGCTTCCTGAAGGATAGCCCAGCCTGGGAGAAGACAGCCCCTGAGAACGGGATCACAGGACGGGAGCTAGACACCCCACCGCGAGATGGCCTGCACCCTGCGGCAATGTGCCTGGGAGAGCCCGCTCCCTTCTGGAGGGGTGTCCTGagcaccccaggctcctggcTGCCCCCTGGCTTCCCTCAGGGCCCCAAGGACACGCTCCCACTGGTGGAGGGTGAAGGTCCCCGGAATGGAGAGAGGAAGGCTGGCTGGCCAAGCAGCAAGGACGGGCTGCGCTGGAAGGAGGCGATGCTTACCCGTCCACTGGCATTCTGTGGGTCATCGTGCCCACCTCGCTACAGCCCCCTGGTTCCTGAGCATAATGGTGGCCATCCCAAGAGTGAACCTGTGGCCTTCCGGCCCTTGCACTGCCCCTTCCTTCTGGAGACCAAGATCCTGGAGCGAGCTCCTTTCTGGATGCCCACCTGCTTGCCACCCTACCTAGTGTCCAGCCTGCCCCCAGAGCATCCATGTGACTGGCCCTTGGCCCCACACCCCTGGGTGTACTCCGGAGGCCAGCCCAAAGTGCCCTCCACCTTCAGCTTAGGCAGCAAG GGCTTTTACCACAAGGATCCAAGCATACTCAGGCTGGCAAAGGACCCATTGGCAACTGTGGAACCTGGGTTGCTGGGCTCAGCCCCTGGTGGACATCTCCAGAGAACTGGGGAAGTGGAACACCCTTCTCTCCCCCAGAGGGATGGAGAGACAGGAGTTGGCAGGCATCCGAAcctttgcccccttctcctgggaCATCCAGACACTGTGCCCCGGACCCCGTGGCCCACTTGTTCCCCAGGCTTGGTTCATACTCTTGGCAATGTCTGGGCTGTCCCCGGAGGTGGGAGCCTTGGGTACCAGCTAGGGCCATCAGCCACAACAAGGTGCCCGTCTCCTGGACCTCCTACCACCCAGGCAGGCTATTGCTCATCTCACCCACCAGCTAGAGATGACCCTTGTGGGCAGTGCCAGGAAGACCTGGAGGGGGCCACCAGTGAGCCCAGTGAATCCAGCGAGGAAGCCTGCAAGACTCCCGGTCCCAGGGCCTGCCCGCCCAGCCATCACACCAAGCTGAAGAAGACGTGGCTCACTCGACACTCTGAGCAGTTTGGGTGCCCAGACAGCTgccctggggaggaggagagccCAGCAGCCCAGCTGCGAGCCCGCAAGAGGTCAAGCAGCCCCGAGGTCCAGGGAACAGCGAGCAGCCCAGCTGCCAAACGCCCAACCGGTCCTTTCCCGGGCAGTGTGGGGCAGGGGGCCAGAGGCCGGCAGGAAGTGCTGGACTCATTATTTGGGAACAAGGCGGAGACAGAACAGTGTGGTGACCACAGAG GAACCCGGGACGACGGGGCCAGCCTGCAGGCCCCGGGGCTCCAGGAAACACCTCGCGTGGCTCCTGTGGCAGGCATCACTCAGTGCCAAGGCTGTGCCCAGGCAGCTGGCGAGACAGGAGGGCCAGCCCGCTACTCCCAGCCACTGTCCAG ATTGCCACTGGGAGAGGAGCAGCCACAGGAGGAAGACTCGGCAGCCAGCtccgaggagggaggagggtctggcCTGGAGGCTGGGCTTAGCGTGGGCCTCGCCAAGCACCTGCTCAGTGCACTGGGAGACCGCCTGTGCCGTGTTCTGAGGAGGGAGCGGGAGGCCCTGGCCTGGGCGCACCAGGAAG GCCAGGCACCAGTCGGGACTGAGGACGACCCAAGCCTTCCACGCTGCTGCAGCCACTGCCACCATGGACTGTTCAATACCCACTGGCGATGCCCTCGCTGCAGCCACCGGCTGTGTGTGGCCTGTGGTCGCATGGCAGGTGCTGGGAGGACCAGGGAGAAAGCAG GCTCTCAGGGACAGTCCACGGAGAAGTGTGGCCAGGAAGTTGGGCACAGTGCCAGTTCCCTAATGCTCACCCAGTTTGTCTCCAGTCAGG CTTTGGCAGAATTAAGCGCTGCAATGCACCAGGTCTGGGTCAAGTTTGACATCCGGGGGCACTGCCCCTGCCAAGCTGATGCCCGACTGTGGACCGCTGGGGATGGGGGCCCGCAG AAGGAGCCGATGGAGAAAACTCCCCCAACTCCACAACCTTCCTGCAACGGGGAAACCAACAGGACCAAGGACATTAAAGAGG AGACCCCAGACTCCACAGAGACCCCGGCAGAAGACCGTGCCAGCCGAGGGCCCCTGCCTTGTCCCTCTCTGTGTGAACTGCTTGCCTCCACCGCTGTCAAACTCTGCCTGGGGCATGAACGGATACACATGGCCTTTGCCCCTGTCACACCGGCCCTGCCCAGC GATGACCGCATCACCAACATCCTGGACAGCATCATCGCTCAGGTTGTGGAGCGGAAGATCCAGGAGAAAGCCCTGGGGCCGGGGCTGCGGGCTGGGCCGGGGCTGCGGGCCGGGCCAGGCCTGCGCAAGGGCCTGGGCCTGCCCCTCTCCCCCGTTCGGCCCCGGCTGCCTCCCCCTGGAGCTCTGCTGTGGCTGCAGGAGCCCAGGCCTCAGCGAGGCTTCCACCTCTTCCAGGAGCACTGGAGGCAGGGCCAG CCTGTGCTGGTGTCAGGAATTCAGAGGACACTTCAGGGCCACCTGTGGGGGTCAGAAGCTCTCGGGGCACTTGGAGGCCAGGTGCAGGCACTGACCCCCCTTGGGCCTCCCCAGCCCACCAGCCTGGGCAGCGCAACATTCTGGGAGGGATTCTCCCGGCCTGAGA GTCGCCCGAAGTCAGATGAGGGCTCGGTGTTCCTACTGCATAGAGCTCTGGGGGACGAGGACACCAGCAG ggtAGAGAACCTGGCTGCCAGCCTGCCCCTCCCAGAGTACTGTGCCCACCATGGGAAACTCAATCTGGCGTCCTACCTCCCTCCGGGCCCTGTCCTGCGTCCACTGGAGCCCCAGCTGTGGGCAGCCTATG GTGTGAGCCCACATCGTGGGCACCTGGGGACCAAGAACCTCTGTGTGGAGGTGACCGACCTGGTCAGTGTCCTGGTACATGCTGAAGCCCCCCTGCCCACCTGGCGCCGGACACAGAAAG ATTTCCTCTCAGGCCTGGACGGGGAGGGGCTGTGGTCCCCAGGCAGCCAGGTCAGCACCGTGTGGCATGTGTTCCGGGCACAGGACGCCCAGCGCATCCGCCGCTTTCTCCAGATG GTGTGCCCCACTGGGGCAGGAAACTTGGAGCCTGGTACCCCTGGCAGGTGCTACCTGGACGCAGGGCTGCGGCGGCGCCTGCGGGAGGAGTGGGGTGTGAGCTGCTGGACCCTGCTACAGGCCCCCGGAGAAGCCGTGCTGGTGCCCGCGGGGGCTCCCCACCAG GTGCAGTGCCTGGTAAGCACAGTGAGCGTCACTCAGCACTTCCTGTCCCCTGAGACCTCTGCCCTCTCTGCTCAGCTCTGCCACCAGGGGCCCAGCCTGCCCACTGCCCACCGCCTGCTTTATGCTCAG ATGGACTGGGCTGTGTTCCAAGCAGTGAAGATGGCTGTGGGAACATTGCAAGAGGCTAAATAG
- the HR gene encoding lysine-specific demethylase hairless isoform X1 produces MEGPPSFLKDSPAWEKTAPENGITGRELDTPPRDGLHPAAMCLGEPAPFWRGVLSTPGSWLPPGFPQGPKDTLPLVEGEGPRNGERKAGWPSSKDGLRWKEAMLTRPLAFCGSSCPPRYSPLVPEHNGGHPKSEPVAFRPLHCPFLLETKILERAPFWMPTCLPPYLVSSLPPEHPCDWPLAPHPWVYSGGQPKVPSTFSLGSKGFYHKDPSILRLAKDPLATVEPGLLGSAPGGHLQRTGEVEHPSLPQRDGETGVGRHPNLCPLLLGHPDTVPRTPWPTCSPGLVHTLGNVWAVPGGGSLGYQLGPSATTRCPSPGPPTTQAGYCSSHPPARDDPCGQCQEDLEGATSEPSESSEEACKTPGPRACPPSHHTKLKKTWLTRHSEQFGCPDSCPGEEESPAAQLRARKRSSSPEVQGTASSPAAKRPTGPFPGSVGQGARGRQEVLDSLFGNKAETEQCGDHRGTRDDGASLQAPGLQETPRVAPVAGITQCQGCAQAAGETGGPARYSQPLSRLPLGEEQPQEEDSAASSEEGGGSGLEAGLSVGLAKHLLSALGDRLCRVLRREREALAWAHQEAGQAPVGTEDDPSLPRCCSHCHHGLFNTHWRCPRCSHRLCVACGRMAGAGRTREKAGSQGQSTEKCGQEVGHSASSLMLTQFVSSQALAELSAAMHQVWVKFDIRGHCPCQADARLWTAGDGGPQKEPMEKTPPTPQPSCNGETNRTKDIKEETPDSTETPAEDRASRGPLPCPSLCELLASTAVKLCLGHERIHMAFAPVTPALPSDDRITNILDSIIAQVVERKIQEKALGPGLRAGPGLRAGPGLRKGLGLPLSPVRPRLPPPGALLWLQEPRPQRGFHLFQEHWRQGQPVLVSGIQRTLQGHLWGSEALGALGGQVQALTPLGPPQPTSLGSATFWEGFSRPESRPKSDEGSVFLLHRALGDEDTSRVENLAASLPLPEYCAHHGKLNLASYLPPGPVLRPLEPQLWAAYGVSPHRGHLGTKNLCVEVTDLVSVLVHAEAPLPTWRRTQKDFLSGLDGEGLWSPGSQVSTVWHVFRAQDAQRIRRFLQMVCPTGAGNLEPGTPGRCYLDAGLRRRLREEWGVSCWTLLQAPGEAVLVPAGAPHQVQCLVSTVSVTQHFLSPETSALSAQLCHQGPSLPTAHRLLYAQMDWAVFQAVKMAVGTLQEAK; encoded by the exons ATGGAGGGTCCGCCCAGCTTCCTGAAGGATAGCCCAGCCTGGGAGAAGACAGCCCCTGAGAACGGGATCACAGGACGGGAGCTAGACACCCCACCGCGAGATGGCCTGCACCCTGCGGCAATGTGCCTGGGAGAGCCCGCTCCCTTCTGGAGGGGTGTCCTGagcaccccaggctcctggcTGCCCCCTGGCTTCCCTCAGGGCCCCAAGGACACGCTCCCACTGGTGGAGGGTGAAGGTCCCCGGAATGGAGAGAGGAAGGCTGGCTGGCCAAGCAGCAAGGACGGGCTGCGCTGGAAGGAGGCGATGCTTACCCGTCCACTGGCATTCTGTGGGTCATCGTGCCCACCTCGCTACAGCCCCCTGGTTCCTGAGCATAATGGTGGCCATCCCAAGAGTGAACCTGTGGCCTTCCGGCCCTTGCACTGCCCCTTCCTTCTGGAGACCAAGATCCTGGAGCGAGCTCCTTTCTGGATGCCCACCTGCTTGCCACCCTACCTAGTGTCCAGCCTGCCCCCAGAGCATCCATGTGACTGGCCCTTGGCCCCACACCCCTGGGTGTACTCCGGAGGCCAGCCCAAAGTGCCCTCCACCTTCAGCTTAGGCAGCAAG GGCTTTTACCACAAGGATCCAAGCATACTCAGGCTGGCAAAGGACCCATTGGCAACTGTGGAACCTGGGTTGCTGGGCTCAGCCCCTGGTGGACATCTCCAGAGAACTGGGGAAGTGGAACACCCTTCTCTCCCCCAGAGGGATGGAGAGACAGGAGTTGGCAGGCATCCGAAcctttgcccccttctcctgggaCATCCAGACACTGTGCCCCGGACCCCGTGGCCCACTTGTTCCCCAGGCTTGGTTCATACTCTTGGCAATGTCTGGGCTGTCCCCGGAGGTGGGAGCCTTGGGTACCAGCTAGGGCCATCAGCCACAACAAGGTGCCCGTCTCCTGGACCTCCTACCACCCAGGCAGGCTATTGCTCATCTCACCCACCAGCTAGAGATGACCCTTGTGGGCAGTGCCAGGAAGACCTGGAGGGGGCCACCAGTGAGCCCAGTGAATCCAGCGAGGAAGCCTGCAAGACTCCCGGTCCCAGGGCCTGCCCGCCCAGCCATCACACCAAGCTGAAGAAGACGTGGCTCACTCGACACTCTGAGCAGTTTGGGTGCCCAGACAGCTgccctggggaggaggagagccCAGCAGCCCAGCTGCGAGCCCGCAAGAGGTCAAGCAGCCCCGAGGTCCAGGGAACAGCGAGCAGCCCAGCTGCCAAACGCCCAACCGGTCCTTTCCCGGGCAGTGTGGGGCAGGGGGCCAGAGGCCGGCAGGAAGTGCTGGACTCATTATTTGGGAACAAGGCGGAGACAGAACAGTGTGGTGACCACAGAG GAACCCGGGACGACGGGGCCAGCCTGCAGGCCCCGGGGCTCCAGGAAACACCTCGCGTGGCTCCTGTGGCAGGCATCACTCAGTGCCAAGGCTGTGCCCAGGCAGCTGGCGAGACAGGAGGGCCAGCCCGCTACTCCCAGCCACTGTCCAG ATTGCCACTGGGAGAGGAGCAGCCACAGGAGGAAGACTCGGCAGCCAGCtccgaggagggaggagggtctggcCTGGAGGCTGGGCTTAGCGTGGGCCTCGCCAAGCACCTGCTCAGTGCACTGGGAGACCGCCTGTGCCGTGTTCTGAGGAGGGAGCGGGAGGCCCTGGCCTGGGCGCACCAGGAAG CAGGCCAGGCACCAGTCGGGACTGAGGACGACCCAAGCCTTCCACGCTGCTGCAGCCACTGCCACCATGGACTGTTCAATACCCACTGGCGATGCCCTCGCTGCAGCCACCGGCTGTGTGTGGCCTGTGGTCGCATGGCAGGTGCTGGGAGGACCAGGGAGAAAGCAG GCTCTCAGGGACAGTCCACGGAGAAGTGTGGCCAGGAAGTTGGGCACAGTGCCAGTTCCCTAATGCTCACCCAGTTTGTCTCCAGTCAGG CTTTGGCAGAATTAAGCGCTGCAATGCACCAGGTCTGGGTCAAGTTTGACATCCGGGGGCACTGCCCCTGCCAAGCTGATGCCCGACTGTGGACCGCTGGGGATGGGGGCCCGCAG AAGGAGCCGATGGAGAAAACTCCCCCAACTCCACAACCTTCCTGCAACGGGGAAACCAACAGGACCAAGGACATTAAAGAGG AGACCCCAGACTCCACAGAGACCCCGGCAGAAGACCGTGCCAGCCGAGGGCCCCTGCCTTGTCCCTCTCTGTGTGAACTGCTTGCCTCCACCGCTGTCAAACTCTGCCTGGGGCATGAACGGATACACATGGCCTTTGCCCCTGTCACACCGGCCCTGCCCAGC GATGACCGCATCACCAACATCCTGGACAGCATCATCGCTCAGGTTGTGGAGCGGAAGATCCAGGAGAAAGCCCTGGGGCCGGGGCTGCGGGCTGGGCCGGGGCTGCGGGCCGGGCCAGGCCTGCGCAAGGGCCTGGGCCTGCCCCTCTCCCCCGTTCGGCCCCGGCTGCCTCCCCCTGGAGCTCTGCTGTGGCTGCAGGAGCCCAGGCCTCAGCGAGGCTTCCACCTCTTCCAGGAGCACTGGAGGCAGGGCCAG CCTGTGCTGGTGTCAGGAATTCAGAGGACACTTCAGGGCCACCTGTGGGGGTCAGAAGCTCTCGGGGCACTTGGAGGCCAGGTGCAGGCACTGACCCCCCTTGGGCCTCCCCAGCCCACCAGCCTGGGCAGCGCAACATTCTGGGAGGGATTCTCCCGGCCTGAGA GTCGCCCGAAGTCAGATGAGGGCTCGGTGTTCCTACTGCATAGAGCTCTGGGGGACGAGGACACCAGCAG ggtAGAGAACCTGGCTGCCAGCCTGCCCCTCCCAGAGTACTGTGCCCACCATGGGAAACTCAATCTGGCGTCCTACCTCCCTCCGGGCCCTGTCCTGCGTCCACTGGAGCCCCAGCTGTGGGCAGCCTATG GTGTGAGCCCACATCGTGGGCACCTGGGGACCAAGAACCTCTGTGTGGAGGTGACCGACCTGGTCAGTGTCCTGGTACATGCTGAAGCCCCCCTGCCCACCTGGCGCCGGACACAGAAAG ATTTCCTCTCAGGCCTGGACGGGGAGGGGCTGTGGTCCCCAGGCAGCCAGGTCAGCACCGTGTGGCATGTGTTCCGGGCACAGGACGCCCAGCGCATCCGCCGCTTTCTCCAGATG GTGTGCCCCACTGGGGCAGGAAACTTGGAGCCTGGTACCCCTGGCAGGTGCTACCTGGACGCAGGGCTGCGGCGGCGCCTGCGGGAGGAGTGGGGTGTGAGCTGCTGGACCCTGCTACAGGCCCCCGGAGAAGCCGTGCTGGTGCCCGCGGGGGCTCCCCACCAG GTGCAGTGCCTGGTAAGCACAGTGAGCGTCACTCAGCACTTCCTGTCCCCTGAGACCTCTGCCCTCTCTGCTCAGCTCTGCCACCAGGGGCCCAGCCTGCCCACTGCCCACCGCCTGCTTTATGCTCAG ATGGACTGGGCTGTGTTCCAAGCAGTGAAGATGGCTGTGGGAACATTGCAAGAGGCTAAATAG
- the HRURF gene encoding protein HRURF, producing MAQPTASAQKLVRPIRAVCRILQIPESDPSNLRP from the coding sequence ATGGCGCAACCCACGGCCTCGGCCCAGAAGCTGGTGCGGCCGATTCGCGCCGTGTGCCGCATCCTGCAGATCCCGGAGTCCGACCCCTCCAACCTGCGGCCCTAG